A genomic stretch from Candidatus Bathyarchaeota archaeon includes:
- the ilvB gene encoding biosynthetic-type acetolactate synthase large subunit, which translates to MSGSQAIVEALKGEGVKTIFGIPGGAIMPVYDVLYDEKEIRHILMRHEQCAAHAADAYARVTGGPGVCMATSGPGATNLVTGIATAYMDSSPVIAITGQVPTSLIGRDAFQETDIIGITTPITKYNYQVRSVRDIPKIIKEAFYIATAGRPGPVLIDLPKDMQTGVDDVDFDVDVEIRGYKPNLDPHPLQVKRAVDILVEAERPIILAGGGIHWSNAYGELLRLAELLMAPVVTTFMGKGVIPENHPLCLGCIGMHGRVEANKSIMMADVVLAVGVRFSDRSTGKVDEFCTEAKIIHIDIDPSEIRKNVAVHLPIVADAKKALKAIIDELTRRGLKREKSEWLKRVETLKKEYADTEPGGELTGANAVKVLRKVLPENAIVATEVGQNQMWASLYFKVLKPKTFISSGGLGTMGFGFPASLGAKAARPDVPVVDIAGDGSFLMTEQDLATSVTEDLPVIVMVLNNSSLGMVAQWQRLFFGRRYSHTDLKGIPDFARLAEAFGARGVRVHSLNELEQVLKEAVKADVTVVIDVPIPREENVLPFVPPGKSLREMII; encoded by the coding sequence ATGAGCGGTAGTCAGGCTATTGTAGAGGCTCTGAAAGGGGAAGGTGTTAAAACGATATTCGGAATACCTGGCGGGGCCATAATGCCCGTCTACGACGTCTTATACGACGAGAAGGAGATAAGACATATACTTATGCGTCACGAGCAGTGCGCCGCGCATGCGGCCGACGCATACGCCAGGGTTACAGGTGGCCCCGGCGTATGTATGGCTACCTCAGGGCCAGGTGCTACGAACCTTGTCACGGGTATAGCTACGGCTTACATGGATTCAAGCCCGGTCATCGCTATAACCGGGCAGGTCCCGACGAGTCTGATCGGTAGAGACGCTTTCCAAGAGACCGACATAATCGGCATAACTACTCCCATAACCAAATACAACTACCAGGTTAGAAGCGTTCGAGATATTCCCAAGATAATCAAAGAGGCCTTCTATATCGCTACGGCCGGTAGACCTGGACCGGTTTTGATAGACCTACCTAAAGACATGCAGACGGGGGTAGACGACGTAGACTTCGACGTCGACGTCGAAATAAGGGGGTATAAGCCTAACTTAGACCCTCACCCGCTTCAGGTTAAGAGGGCCGTAGATATACTCGTCGAGGCTGAACGTCCGATAATCTTAGCCGGCGGAGGGATCCACTGGTCTAACGCCTACGGAGAGCTTCTTAGGTTGGCTGAGCTTCTGATGGCTCCTGTGGTCACTACGTTCATGGGTAAAGGCGTTATACCTGAGAACCATCCACTGTGTCTTGGATGCATCGGTATGCACGGTAGGGTCGAGGCTAACAAGTCGATAATGATGGCCGACGTCGTCCTAGCGGTCGGTGTTAGGTTCTCGGATAGGAGCACGGGTAAAGTAGATGAGTTCTGCACCGAGGCTAAGATAATTCACATCGACATAGACCCGTCTGAGATAAGGAAGAACGTCGCTGTGCATCTGCCGATAGTCGCGGACGCTAAGAAGGCTTTAAAGGCCATCATAGACGAGCTCACCCGTAGGGGTTTGAAACGGGAGAAGTCTGAGTGGCTTAAGAGGGTTGAGACGCTTAAGAAAGAGTACGCCGACACTGAACCCGGGGGAGAGCTTACGGGAGCGAACGCCGTTAAGGTTTTGCGTAAGGTTCTTCCTGAGAACGCTATAGTGGCTACGGAGGTCGGTCAAAACCAGATGTGGGCATCTCTATACTTTAAGGTTCTAAAGCCTAAGACGTTCATATCTTCAGGCGGTCTGGGAACCATGGGCTTCGGGTTCCCTGCATCTCTAGGCGCTAAAGCCGCTAGACCGGACGTGCCTGTCGTCGATATAGCGGGCGACGGAAGCTTCCTGATGACCGAGCAGGACTTAGCTACCAGCGTGACAGAAGACCTTCCGGTCATAGTCATGGTGTTGAACAACTCAAGCCTAGGTATGGTTGCTCAGTGGCAGAGACTATTCTTCGGTAGACGGTATTCCCACACGGACCTGAAGGGTATACCAGACTTCGCCAGGCTCGCAGAGGCCTTTGGAGCTAGAGGGGTTAGGGTACACTCTTTAAACGAGCTCGAGCAGGTCCTTAAAGAAGCAGTCAAGGCTGATGTGACGGTCGTCATAGACGTCCCGATACCGAGGGAGGAGAACGTCCTACCGTTCGTACCTCCTGGTAAAAGCTTGAGAGAGATGATAATCTAG
- a CDS encoding ABC transporter ATP-binding protein, which yields MILEVRDLHVEVSGKRVLNGVSLSVGYGETIFLLGPNGSGKTSLIQAILGNPSYRIVSGRIFFRGTDITGLEPEDRVKLGIAASFQMPPKIRGLKAGYLVEEVASRFGVSDEYVEKLVSLLRLEKFMDRELYVGFSGGEVKRFELLLTLLQNPRLVLLDEPDSGVDVENLAIMGEALNRFLQGDGQLVSTRRAVLIITHVGAIAKYLKPSRAYVMMNGEIFCYGKGEDVVSQILESGFEKCKACFEKARRRVWF from the coding sequence ATGATCCTAGAGGTTAGAGACCTACACGTCGAGGTTTCAGGTAAGAGGGTTCTAAACGGGGTCAGCCTCTCCGTAGGGTATGGGGAGACCATATTTCTACTCGGCCCTAACGGCTCGGGTAAAACCTCCTTGATCCAGGCGATACTCGGTAACCCCTCTTATAGAATCGTATCCGGCCGGATATTTTTCCGGGGCACCGATATAACGGGTCTTGAACCGGAGGATAGGGTTAAGCTCGGCATAGCGGCCTCTTTCCAGATGCCTCCTAAGATACGGGGTCTTAAAGCCGGCTATCTCGTAGAGGAGGTGGCGAGTAGGTTCGGGGTTTCCGACGAATACGTGGAAAAGCTCGTATCGCTTCTTAGGCTGGAGAAATTCATGGATAGAGAGCTCTATGTGGGCTTCAGCGGCGGTGAGGTTAAAAGGTTCGAGCTTCTCCTAACGCTGTTACAGAATCCTAGACTCGTCTTGTTAGATGAGCCAGACTCGGGGGTGGATGTGGAAAACCTAGCCATAATGGGTGAAGCGTTAAACCGGTTCTTACAGGGTGATGGGCAGCTTGTGAGCACGAGGAGAGCTGTTTTGATAATCACCCATGTAGGCGCCATAGCTAAGTATCTGAAACCCTCCAGGGCATACGTCATGATGAACGGTGAGATATTCTGCTATGGAAAAGGTGAGGACGTGGTTAGCCAAATCCTAGAAAGCGGCTTCGAGAAGTGTAAAGCATGCTTCGAGAAGGCGAGGAGAAGAGTTTGGTTCTGA
- a CDS encoding DUF211 domain-containing protein yields the protein MTEEYEEGEAVITRVVIDVMKPRELPLIDLASALCLVDGVDEVHIIVSEVDVKTETMKITVAGNSIDCDELYKTLEDYGCALRSTDEVVAVRK from the coding sequence ATGACGGAGGAGTATGAAGAGGGTGAAGCGGTAATAACGCGTGTAGTGATAGATGTCATGAAGCCTAGGGAGCTTCCTTTGATAGACCTAGCCTCGGCGTTGTGCTTAGTAGATGGGGTCGACGAGGTTCACATAATAGTGAGCGAGGTCGACGTTAAGACCGAGACTATGAAGATAACGGTGGCGGGTAACAGTATAGACTGCGACGAGCTGTATAAGACGCTTGAAGACTATGGCTGCGCTCTAAGGAGTACAGACGAGGTAGTGGCTGTCAGAAAATAA
- the ilvC gene encoding ketol-acid reductoisomerase, with protein sequence MVKVFYDKDVSLDPLKDRVIAVIGYGNQGRNQALNFRDSGVKVIIGAREGGRSWRLASEEGFEVYTISEAAKRGDIIHILIPDPVQPEVYAKHIAAHLSEGKALGFSHGFNIHFKQIVPPSDVDVIMVAPKGPGFLVRRMYLDGFGVPALIAVHQDYTGKAKDTVLAMAKALGCTRAGVIETTFKDETESDLIGEQCVLVGGLIELIKKGFEVLVELGYPPELAYFEACNEAKLIMDLIYERGLTGMLYAVSDTAKHGGLTRGPRVIDDRVKENMRKVAEEVRSGKYAEEWIKEDASGRPTLKKLLAEIEKHPLEIVGKKIRKMAGIEK encoded by the coding sequence TTGGTTAAGGTGTTCTACGATAAAGACGTATCCCTCGACCCGTTGAAGGATAGGGTTATCGCCGTCATAGGCTATGGGAACCAGGGTAGAAACCAGGCTTTGAACTTCCGAGACTCCGGGGTGAAGGTCATCATAGGCGCTAGAGAAGGCGGTAGGTCCTGGAGACTTGCGTCGGAAGAGGGGTTCGAGGTGTATACGATAAGCGAGGCGGCTAAACGCGGCGATATAATCCACATACTTATACCGGATCCGGTTCAGCCTGAGGTGTACGCGAAGCACATAGCCGCCCACCTCTCGGAGGGTAAGGCTCTCGGGTTTAGCCACGGCTTCAACATACACTTCAAGCAGATCGTTCCGCCGTCAGACGTGGACGTGATCATGGTAGCCCCCAAGGGGCCCGGCTTCCTGGTACGTCGTATGTACCTCGACGGCTTCGGTGTTCCAGCTCTGATAGCGGTTCATCAAGACTACACCGGTAAGGCTAAGGACACGGTCTTAGCTATGGCTAAGGCCTTGGGTTGCACTAGGGCCGGGGTCATAGAGACGACTTTCAAGGACGAGACGGAGAGCGACCTTATAGGTGAGCAGTGCGTCCTCGTAGGAGGCTTGATCGAGCTTATCAAGAAGGGGTTCGAGGTGCTTGTCGAGTTGGGTTACCCACCTGAATTAGCCTACTTTGAAGCTTGCAACGAGGCTAAGCTCATAATGGACCTTATATACGAGAGGGGGTTAACGGGCATGCTCTACGCGGTTTCAGATACGGCTAAACATGGGGGGCTCACTAGAGGCCCCAGGGTGATCGACGACAGGGTTAAGGAGAACATGCGTAAGGTCGCGGAGGAGGTCAGGAGCGGTAAATACGCTGAGGAGTGGATCAAGGAGGATGCCTCAGGTAGGCCGACCCTTAAGAAGCTCTTAGCCGAGATAGAGAAGCATCCGCTCGAGATAGTCGGGAAGAAGATACGTAAAATGGCTGGGATAGAGAAGTAG
- a CDS encoding DUF2088 domain-containing protein → MELRLPYDLARRQVCVEIPDEKIAGVVKPGRAKTLNPETVKRLVRENPYLRRLIGEVKKRRGRLSILVDDHTRPTPVKDILPVLLDMAGDEVDVRILYAKGTHDTPPRWLLERKLGRDVLNDTRLIMHDAYRFEDHIFKGVTRYGTPVWINREAAEADAMIGIGSIFPSEVAGFTGGCKIALPGIAFWSSINKNHMLFISPSVGVGRLEGNILRMDIDEAGLIAGLDAVVDFVMGVDDGILGVFIGKPVETHRRGVKLCEKLYKTSIAEKAKVVLVSPGGTEDLDLVQAFKAVFTADRVCEDGGVIVLVAACPLGTQWSELEEFMETVRVKKLDRADILRMVVDSRVEALAGGFVYRLYHILVEGRKKLCLVSDNISWKTAETLGFKPFRDVQEAVDEAIEETKGRVLAIPYAAYNWVEKPPDGYFLTATTSSVLLRAQP, encoded by the coding sequence ATGGAGCTTAGGCTCCCCTATGACCTCGCGAGACGTCAGGTCTGTGTCGAGATACCCGACGAGAAGATAGCCGGAGTGGTCAAGCCTGGAAGAGCCAAGACTCTGAACCCTGAGACCGTCAAGAGGCTTGTGAGAGAGAACCCCTACCTTAGGAGGCTCATAGGAGAGGTCAAGAAACGTAGGGGAAGACTGTCGATACTCGTAGACGACCATACAAGACCTACACCCGTCAAAGATATACTACCCGTTCTTCTAGATATGGCCGGTGACGAAGTCGACGTGAGGATTCTGTACGCGAAGGGGACTCACGACACCCCTCCTAGATGGCTTTTAGAGAGAAAACTAGGTAGAGACGTTTTAAACGATACTCGGCTTATCATGCATGACGCCTATAGATTTGAAGACCACATCTTCAAAGGCGTTACGAGGTATGGAACGCCCGTATGGATAAATCGAGAAGCGGCAGAAGCAGATGCTATGATAGGCATAGGCTCGATATTTCCATCCGAGGTCGCTGGGTTCACCGGAGGATGCAAGATAGCCCTTCCAGGCATAGCATTTTGGAGCAGTATAAATAAGAATCACATGCTTTTCATATCGCCATCCGTCGGGGTCGGAAGACTCGAGGGAAACATCCTTAGAATGGACATAGACGAAGCGGGTTTGATAGCCGGCTTAGACGCCGTGGTAGACTTCGTCATGGGAGTCGACGACGGGATTCTAGGAGTCTTCATAGGAAAACCGGTCGAAACCCACAGGAGGGGAGTTAAGCTCTGTGAGAAGCTGTATAAGACCTCCATAGCCGAGAAGGCTAAGGTTGTCTTGGTCTCACCCGGCGGGACAGAGGATTTGGACCTCGTTCAGGCGTTTAAAGCCGTCTTCACGGCCGACCGTGTCTGCGAGGACGGTGGGGTGATAGTTCTCGTAGCCGCATGTCCTCTGGGAACCCAGTGGAGCGAGCTGGAGGAGTTTATGGAAACCGTTAGGGTGAAAAAGCTGGATAGAGCCGACATCCTCAGGATGGTCGTCGACTCCAGGGTCGAGGCTCTGGCAGGTGGGTTCGTCTATAGGCTTTACCACATCCTCGTGGAGGGTAGGAAGAAACTCTGCCTAGTCTCGGATAACATATCTTGGAAAACCGCCGAGACGCTGGGCTTCAAACCGTTCAGAGACGTTCAAGAGGCCGTGGACGAGGCTATAGAGGAGACTAAAGGCAGGGTCTTAGCTATACCTTACGCGGCCTACAACTGGGTCGAGAAGCCTCCAGACGGTTATTTTCTGACAGCCACTACCTCGTCTGTACTCCTTAGAGCGCAGCCATAG
- the ilvD gene encoding dihydroxy-acid dehydratase: protein MGLDRAHHRGLLFSLGIGRKDLDKPFIGVASSYTDIVPGHMHLRRLAEAVKEGVWRGGGVPFEFNTVAVCDGIAMGHRGMKYSLPSRELIADSVEVMAEAHRLDGLVLLTNCDKITPGMLMAAARLDIPCIVVTGGPMGSGRWRGEKTGILTVVEAVGKVLAGQMTEEELRRLEDIACPTCGACNGLFTANTMACLSEALGMSLPYTATIPAYYSSKLSKAREAGEQAVRLVEKGLTPSKILTAEAFENAIVVDMALGGSTNTILHLPAIAEELGIEIPLDLFDKISRKVPHLANLIGVGGDMDMEDFHRAGGVPALMNELRELLHLDALTVTGRTLRENIAGAQVLDRRVIRPLSKPLRKEGGIAILKGTLAPEGAVVKAAAVSDRVKVFKGPARVFDSHEDALKAIEEHAIEEGEVVVIRYEGPMGGPGMQEMLIPTALIYGMGLSENIALVTDGRFSGATRGPCIGHVSPEAYEGGPIALVEDGDEIEIDIPRRILNLNVDREVLEDRKARWRRPERRLKGFLAKYVKVQMAKRAREPL, encoded by the coding sequence ATGGGTTTAGATAGAGCGCATCATAGGGGGCTACTCTTCTCCCTAGGCATAGGGAGGAAGGACTTAGACAAGCCGTTCATAGGCGTGGCCAGTAGCTACACCGACATCGTCCCCGGACACATGCACCTAAGACGCTTAGCCGAAGCCGTTAAAGAAGGTGTCTGGAGGGGTGGGGGAGTCCCGTTCGAGTTTAACACTGTAGCCGTATGCGACGGTATAGCGATGGGTCATAGAGGTATGAAATACTCCCTACCCTCTAGGGAGCTGATAGCCGATAGCGTGGAGGTCATGGCTGAGGCGCATAGGCTAGACGGATTAGTACTGCTGACGAACTGCGATAAGATAACACCTGGGATGCTCATGGCCGCTGCTAGGCTCGATATACCCTGTATAGTCGTAACCGGTGGCCCGATGGGCTCCGGCAGGTGGAGGGGTGAAAAGACGGGGATACTTACGGTCGTGGAGGCCGTGGGGAAGGTGTTGGCCGGCCAGATGACCGAGGAGGAGCTTAGAAGACTCGAGGATATAGCATGCCCGACCTGTGGAGCTTGTAACGGCCTCTTCACGGCTAACACTATGGCCTGCCTCTCAGAGGCGTTAGGTATGTCTCTACCCTACACGGCGACGATCCCGGCGTATTACTCCAGCAAGCTCTCTAAGGCTAGGGAAGCCGGTGAACAAGCGGTTAGGCTCGTCGAGAAGGGGTTGACTCCTTCTAAGATTTTGACGGCTGAGGCTTTCGAGAACGCCATCGTGGTGGACATGGCCCTCGGGGGCTCTACGAACACGATACTCCACCTACCAGCCATAGCGGAGGAGCTTGGCATAGAGATCCCCCTAGACCTCTTCGACAAGATAAGCCGTAAGGTTCCGCATCTGGCAAACCTGATAGGTGTCGGGGGGGATATGGACATGGAGGACTTCCATAGAGCGGGAGGCGTCCCCGCCCTGATGAACGAGCTTAGAGAGCTACTACACCTAGACGCGTTAACCGTTACCGGTAGGACCCTGAGAGAGAACATAGCCGGGGCTCAGGTTCTGGATAGGCGTGTGATAAGACCCCTAAGTAAGCCCTTAAGGAAGGAGGGGGGTATAGCCATACTGAAGGGTACATTAGCCCCTGAGGGCGCGGTCGTCAAGGCGGCTGCGGTCTCAGATAGGGTTAAGGTGTTTAAGGGGCCTGCTAGGGTCTTCGATAGCCATGAGGATGCTTTGAAGGCGATAGAGGAACATGCGATCGAGGAGGGGGAGGTCGTGGTTATAAGGTATGAGGGGCCTATGGGTGGACCTGGCATGCAGGAGATGCTGATACCTACGGCTCTGATATACGGTATGGGTTTATCGGAAAACATAGCGCTTGTTACAGACGGTAGGTTCTCGGGGGCGACCCGAGGACCCTGTATAGGCCATGTCTCTCCTGAGGCCTATGAGGGGGGACCGATAGCGCTGGTCGAAGACGGGGATGAGATAGAGATAGACATCCCAAGGAGGATTCTAAACCTAAATGTTGACCGTGAGGTCTTAGAGGATAGAAAGGCTAGGTGGAGGAGACCTGAGAGGAGGCTTAAGGGATTCCTAGCTAAATACGTGAAGGTTCAAATGGCTAAAAGGGCTAGAGAGCCGTTATAG
- the ilvN gene encoding acetolactate synthase small subunit, translating to MAEHILAALVEHRPGVLYRVSNMFRRRNFNIESITVGVSEIKDLARMTITVKGNELTVEQVIKQLQKLVDVIKVSRLDPDRSVVRELALIKVHTSDSKAKGDVVNYANIFRGRIVDVSRDSMIVEITGSPDKIDAFVELMRSYGIKELARTGVVAMSRGLKSLKVEE from the coding sequence TTGGCAGAGCATATTCTGGCGGCTCTTGTCGAGCATAGGCCTGGGGTTTTATACAGGGTCTCAAACATGTTCAGGAGGAGGAACTTTAACATAGAGAGCATCACGGTCGGTGTGAGCGAGATCAAGGACTTAGCTAGGATGACTATAACGGTTAAGGGGAACGAGCTGACGGTCGAGCAGGTCATAAAGCAGCTTCAGAAGCTCGTGGACGTAATCAAGGTGAGCAGGCTTGACCCGGATAGAAGCGTCGTCAGGGAGCTGGCGCTGATCAAGGTTCACACTTCCGACTCGAAGGCTAAGGGCGACGTGGTGAACTATGCAAACATATTCAGAGGCAGGATCGTAGACGTGTCCAGGGACTCTATGATAGTCGAGATCACAGGCTCGCCTGATAAGATCGATGCATTCGTCGAGCTCATGAGGTCCTACGGTATCAAGGAGCTTGCCCGGACAGGGGTCGTGGCTATGTCCAGAGGGCTTAAATCGCTTAAGGTCGAAGAGTAG
- a CDS encoding SufD family Fe-S cluster assembly protein: protein MVLTDELKRRAEKALDKPPRYGLDLEISKFTPDYTGLEAESLRDLSERLINIVKSIGLDTGEKSVLGSYLQVDQRVAYSRSHEEGVKVLSLKEALKSLDWLRGLYWKAVPVDLDKFTAVAALYEEGGYVVVAEKGVKTEMPVQTCLLMKSPRSLQTTHNIVVAEEGSTLHVITGCTQAPESFGLHTGISEFYVGKNATVTFTMIHSWSRGSHIRPRTGVIVEEGGRFISNYVVLKPANTIQAYPVVRLIGKESSALTTSILLASGSSKMDIGSCIRLEAPQTSGEAVSKVVGGDSSETVVRSRIVGFMDGVRGHTECNGILVSEKAVISAIPELVAKAKDVELTHEAAIGRISEEEVFYLQARGFTEEEAVSMIVRGFLESGIVGLPKAVEEYLKKAIRETITAL from the coding sequence TTGGTTCTGACAGATGAGCTCAAACGTAGGGCTGAGAAAGCCTTAGATAAGCCTCCTAGATACGGGTTAGACCTAGAGATCTCCAAGTTCACCCCCGACTATACGGGTTTAGAGGCTGAAAGCCTAAGAGACCTCTCTGAACGGCTGATAAATATCGTAAAGTCCATAGGCCTCGATACGGGTGAAAAAAGCGTTCTGGGAAGTTATCTGCAGGTCGACCAGAGGGTAGCGTACAGCCGAAGCCATGAGGAGGGTGTGAAGGTTTTAAGCCTCAAAGAGGCTTTGAAGAGCTTAGACTGGTTAAGGGGTCTCTACTGGAAAGCCGTTCCTGTCGACTTGGACAAGTTCACAGCCGTGGCGGCTCTCTACGAGGAGGGGGGATACGTCGTAGTGGCTGAGAAAGGCGTGAAAACTGAGATGCCGGTTCAGACTTGTTTGCTTATGAAGAGTCCGCGGAGTCTTCAGACGACCCACAACATAGTGGTCGCAGAGGAGGGGTCGACGCTCCACGTTATAACCGGATGCACACAGGCTCCCGAGAGCTTCGGGTTACACACAGGTATCTCTGAGTTCTACGTGGGAAAGAACGCCACGGTAACCTTCACGATGATACATAGCTGGAGCCGGGGCTCTCACATAAGACCTAGAACCGGCGTGATCGTCGAAGAGGGAGGGCGCTTCATAAGCAACTACGTCGTACTCAAACCCGCGAATACGATACAAGCGTATCCAGTCGTAAGGCTCATCGGGAAGGAGTCGAGCGCGCTCACGACGTCTATACTCCTAGCCTCGGGATCCTCGAAAATGGATATCGGTTCCTGTATACGCTTGGAGGCTCCCCAGACGAGCGGCGAAGCCGTGTCTAAAGTCGTCGGAGGAGACTCCTCTGAGACCGTGGTTAGGAGTAGAATAGTCGGCTTTATGGACGGCGTCAGGGGGCATACTGAGTGTAACGGCATCCTAGTGTCCGAGAAAGCCGTAATATCTGCTATACCTGAGCTCGTGGCTAAGGCGAAGGACGTGGAACTCACCCACGAGGCGGCTATAGGACGTATATCCGAGGAAGAGGTCTTCTACCTCCAGGCTAGGGGCTTCACGGAAGAGGAGGCCGTATCTATGATAGTCCGAGGATTCCTCGAGTCCGGTATCGTAGGTCTCCCTAAGGCCGTAGAGGAGTACCTTAAAAAGGCGATAAGGGAGACTATAACGGCTCTCTAG
- a CDS encoding 2-isopropylmalate synthase translates to MLSSDCEFPSRILVLDTTLRDGEQTPGVSLTPEKKLRIALKLDELGVDFIEAGFAAASKGEFEALKLISEQGLRAGVYSFSRCVKSDIDSAADAGVDGVALTIPTSDLHLKYKLKKDRGFVLERTEECVEYAKTRGLTVEFLAEDGSRSDLDFLEKVFKKAVECGADRVCLCDTVGVLTAEKTAEMVRRLSDSVTVPLAVHCHNDFGLAVSNSITALKNGAQEVHVTVNGLGERAGNAALEELVVALTVLYGCKLNVKTKLLYETSRLVARLTGIFLPPNKAIVGDNAFTHESGIHTHGVLSHPATYEPISPELVGASRRIAVGKHAGSHGVEAVLRSMGLEVSKEQLTEILRRVKALGDRGKQVTEADLQAIAEAVLGLPRVRPIMLEELTVVTGNRVTPMASVRLSLNGRSITEAATGVGPVDAAINAIRKAVSAVEPVQLEEYHVKAITGGTDAVVEVMVRLRRGDRVVTAMGARGDIVMASVEAVLSGMNALLVDYEKLMEGGRVEDER, encoded by the coding sequence ATTTTATCATCGGATTGCGAGTTCCCGTCTAGAATACTCGTTCTAGATACCACTTTAAGAGACGGTGAACAGACGCCTGGAGTATCATTGACACCTGAGAAGAAGCTTAGGATCGCGTTAAAACTCGACGAACTCGGGGTCGACTTCATAGAAGCCGGTTTCGCAGCCGCGTCTAAGGGAGAGTTTGAGGCCTTAAAGCTCATATCCGAACAGGGGCTTAGAGCCGGCGTCTACAGCTTCAGCAGATGCGTTAAATCCGACATAGACTCAGCCGCGGACGCCGGAGTAGACGGCGTGGCCCTGACCATACCTACGTCAGACCTACACCTGAAGTATAAGCTTAAGAAGGACAGGGGCTTCGTCTTGGAGAGGACCGAGGAGTGTGTGGAATATGCGAAGACTAGAGGCTTGACAGTCGAGTTTCTAGCCGAGGACGGAAGCCGGAGCGACCTAGATTTCCTCGAAAAAGTCTTTAAGAAGGCCGTCGAATGCGGAGCCGATAGGGTCTGTCTATGCGACACGGTGGGTGTCTTAACGGCTGAAAAGACCGCAGAGATGGTTCGGAGGCTCTCGGATAGCGTAACGGTTCCCCTCGCCGTCCACTGCCACAACGACTTCGGGTTAGCTGTATCGAACTCGATAACCGCTCTTAAGAACGGTGCACAGGAGGTTCACGTGACCGTTAACGGTCTCGGGGAGAGGGCTGGTAACGCGGCTCTGGAGGAGCTTGTGGTAGCCTTAACCGTGCTATACGGCTGTAAGCTTAACGTCAAGACTAAGCTTCTCTACGAGACCTCTAGGCTCGTGGCCAGGCTTACGGGGATATTCCTCCCGCCGAATAAGGCCATAGTGGGCGATAACGCCTTCACCCATGAGTCGGGTATACATACCCATGGTGTTCTCTCACATCCGGCGACCTATGAGCCTATATCACCCGAGCTTGTAGGAGCGTCTCGGAGGATAGCTGTAGGTAAACACGCGGGCTCCCATGGCGTGGAGGCAGTCCTCAGAAGTATGGGGCTTGAAGTCAGTAAGGAGCAGCTTACAGAGATCTTAAGGCGTGTAAAAGCCTTGGGCGACCGCGGTAAGCAGGTCACGGAGGCGGACCTTCAGGCGATAGCCGAAGCCGTTTTAGGGCTTCCAAGGGTTAGACCTATAATGCTTGAGGAGCTTACGGTCGTGACGGGCAATAGAGTCACCCCTATGGCCTCTGTAAGGCTTAGCCTAAACGGTAGGTCGATCACGGAGGCTGCTACCGGGGTCGGACCGGTGGACGCGGCTATAAACGCGATCAGAAAGGCTGTCTCGGCCGTAGAGCCTGTGCAGCTTGAAGAATACCACGTTAAAGCGATCACCGGTGGGACGGATGCGGTTGTCGAGGTTATGGTTAGGCTCAGGAGAGGAGATAGGGTGGTCACAGCCATGGGTGCTAGGGGGGATATAGTCATGGCGAGCGTCGAAGCAGTTTTAAGTGGTATGAACGCCTTACTGGTGGATTATGAGAAGCTTATGGAGGGTGGTAGGGTTGAAGATGAGCGGTAG